Proteins encoded by one window of Halobaculum halobium:
- a CDS encoding PQQ-binding-like beta-propeller repeat protein, which produces MARSRRADGDRRARPRRRAARGRGLGGVSAFGAEDGGQRWRVAVDRVAPVSPAVAAGDTLYVGVGGALRAYALGGGVGVGPYRIDVERWRRELPVRAVAVADGALVVASDDLDGSSGVVVLE; this is translated from the coding sequence GTGGCACGCAGTCGGCGCGCCGACGGTGACCGACGCGCTCGTCCACGCCGGCGGGCTGCTCGCGGGCGCGGGCTCGGAGGGGTCTCGGCGTTCGGCGCCGAGGACGGCGGGCAGCGCTGGCGCGTCGCCGTCGATCGCGTCGCCCCGGTGTCGCCCGCCGTCGCCGCGGGAGACACGCTGTACGTCGGCGTCGGCGGCGCGCTCCGGGCGTACGCGCTCGGGGGCGGCGTCGGCGTCGGCCCCTACCGGATCGACGTGGAGCGCTGGCGACGGGAACTGCCCGTCAGAGCCGTCGCCGTCGCCGACGGCGCGCTCGTCGTCGCCTCCGACGACCTCGACGGCTCGTCCGGCGTGGTCGTGCTGGAGTAA
- the deoC gene encoding deoxyribose-phosphate aldolase, whose protein sequence is MTDDASDAFDAHAFADPASLSLDEFAATIDHTILGPETTLEDVARVLDEADEHDMNACIPPCYVAEASERAPEVTLATVIGFPHGQHTPAAKRAEAEDAWREGADELDLVINVGRLRAGDDDAVHEEVAEVVAAVPVPVKVIIETALLSDDEKRRACDAARDADAAMVKTSTGFADGGATVPDVELMSEYLPVKASGGVGSYEEAIAMLEAGAVRIGASSGAAIVAGHPDA, encoded by the coding sequence ATGACCGACGACGCGTCCGACGCGTTCGACGCGCACGCCTTCGCCGACCCCGCGTCGCTCTCGCTCGACGAGTTCGCCGCGACCATCGACCACACGATACTCGGACCGGAGACGACGCTTGAGGACGTCGCCCGCGTCCTCGACGAGGCCGACGAGCACGACATGAACGCCTGCATTCCGCCGTGTTACGTCGCCGAGGCCAGCGAGCGCGCGCCGGAGGTGACGCTCGCGACGGTGATCGGCTTCCCGCACGGGCAGCACACCCCGGCGGCCAAACGGGCGGAGGCGGAAGACGCCTGGCGCGAGGGCGCCGACGAACTCGACCTCGTGATCAACGTCGGGCGCTTGCGCGCGGGCGACGACGACGCGGTTCACGAGGAGGTCGCCGAGGTCGTCGCCGCCGTCCCCGTCCCCGTGAAAGTCATCATCGAGACGGCGCTGCTCTCGGACGACGAGAAGCGCCGCGCGTGCGACGCCGCCCGCGACGCCGACGCCGCGATGGTGAAGACGTCGACCGGCTTCGCCGACGGCGGCGCGACCGTCCCGGACGTGGAGCTGATGAGCGAGTACCTCCCGGTGAAAGCCAGCGGCGGCGTCGGCAGCTACGAGGAAGCGATCGCGATGCTGGAGGCGGGCGCCGTCCGAATCGGGGCATCCTCCGGCGCGGCCATCGTCGCCGGCCACCCGGACGCCTGA
- a CDS encoding CDP-alcohol phosphatidyltransferase family protein codes for MRGPARDDGRAVVLAPVTVAVAAAAIAAVAVGAGAVTAGVGPEAAGAWLLPVAVVVAWESVFLARRTGLNHPPGDPGAVAAGIGVANAVTLGRGLLYAGVAGFVLTGPLAGAWAWAPALLYGIGAAMDAVDGALARRFGRPTVLGAKLDMGIDTLGFLVAPLVGVAWGRLPVWYLTLSAARYLFKLGRWRRHRRGLPVFDLPDSRVRRPLAGVQMAFIAVALAPVLPPFVVAVLAGVVVVPSLAVFVRDYLAVAGHLSRAEVDAGVDADTETGTDGDTGVTGDGADPADD; via the coding sequence ATGAGGGGACCAGCCCGTGACGACGGTCGAGCGGTGGTCCTCGCGCCGGTCACCGTCGCCGTCGCCGCGGCGGCGATCGCCGCGGTCGCGGTCGGCGCGGGCGCGGTGACCGCCGGCGTCGGCCCCGAAGCCGCCGGGGCGTGGCTGCTCCCTGTGGCGGTCGTCGTCGCCTGGGAGAGCGTGTTTCTCGCCCGTCGGACGGGACTGAACCACCCGCCCGGCGACCCCGGCGCAGTCGCCGCCGGCATCGGCGTCGCCAACGCCGTGACGCTCGGCCGAGGGCTCCTGTACGCCGGCGTCGCGGGGTTCGTCCTGACCGGACCGCTCGCGGGGGCGTGGGCGTGGGCGCCGGCGCTGTTGTACGGGATAGGGGCGGCGATGGACGCCGTCGACGGCGCGCTCGCGCGCCGTTTCGGCCGCCCGACGGTTCTTGGGGCGAAACTGGACATGGGGATCGACACGCTCGGGTTCCTCGTCGCGCCGCTGGTCGGGGTGGCGTGGGGGCGCCTGCCGGTCTGGTACCTCACGCTGTCGGCCGCGCGCTACCTGTTCAAACTGGGTCGCTGGCGGCGTCACCGCCGCGGACTCCCCGTGTTCGATCTCCCAGACAGCCGCGTTCGACGACCGCTCGCGGGGGTCCAGATGGCGTTCATCGCCGTCGCGCTCGCGCCCGTGCTCCCGCCGTTCGTGGTCGCGGTGCTCGCGGGCGTGGTCGTCGTCCCCTCGCTTGCGGTGTTCGTCCGCGACTACCTCGCGGTCGCCGGGCACCTGAGCCGCGCGGAGGTTGACGCCGGCGTCGACGCCGACACCGAGACTGGCACTGACGGCGACACCGGCGTGACGGGCGACGGGGCCGACCCGGCCGACGACTGA
- a CDS encoding aldo/keto reductase, with protein MDCLLVGAGAVARQYTTDLDGSSLSLAAVCDLDRDRAASLARTVADSNDCGGSGSIAGRPAVYADLDAMLAAEDAPLVVNLTSHAAHAAVTQTCLEAGRHVFSEKPLALDPAEAGDLLGLARDRGLALGCAPIAPECDAQRHARTLLSDGRIGDVGLAYATAHVGRVTQWHERPDSFLSVGPLFDGAVYPLSVLVDWFGSVARVRSADAVDVWPEREERRPEAPAHVEATVEFADGPVVSLRASLYADHRSREFYSLECHGDDGTLYLADAGAMAADRDAVRVRGGDRESVSAPHPRPRRERSHLDGPERLARAIGRGDRPRSSARRAAHVVAVCAAIEAEATDPDGTGRTVDGPDAGRTPAGVDARGLTAGVGQVSAPTVRPPASELTDGTALRLPPVGFGCSRYRDGTYVDRTDSVAIALDAGYRLLDSAELYGNESRIGDLLAAPGTPGREGLFLLGKAWNTNHGHLREACEGSLAELGVDAFDCYALHWPDAWAYQGPLRRLADRPVDEQEAVTFPTDEDGERATADRDLADTWRDLAALREAGLTRTIGICNVGLDRLRRLVAETGIEPALVQVERHPYTPKQDLVSWCHERGIRMIAHSPLSAPGLLDDPVVTAVAAEADATPAEVILAWDVAAGVVPIPASTDREHVVSNLAAARLELTADQRARLDGLADPEFER; from the coding sequence GTGGACTGTCTGCTCGTCGGCGCCGGCGCGGTCGCTCGCCAGTACACGACCGACCTCGACGGGTCGTCGCTGTCGCTCGCGGCCGTCTGCGACCTCGATCGCGACCGCGCCGCGTCGCTCGCGCGGACGGTGGCTGATTCGAACGACTGCGGCGGTTCCGGGTCGATCGCCGGCCGTCCAGCCGTCTACGCCGACCTCGACGCGATGCTGGCCGCCGAGGACGCCCCGCTCGTCGTCAACCTCACCAGTCACGCGGCGCACGCTGCGGTGACGCAGACGTGCCTCGAGGCGGGCCGGCACGTCTTCTCGGAGAAACCGCTCGCCCTCGATCCGGCGGAGGCCGGCGACCTCCTCGGACTCGCTCGCGACCGCGGTCTCGCGCTCGGCTGCGCGCCGATCGCCCCCGAGTGCGACGCCCAGCGCCACGCGCGGACGCTCCTGTCGGACGGTCGCATCGGCGACGTGGGGCTCGCGTACGCGACGGCCCACGTCGGCCGCGTGACCCAGTGGCACGAGCGACCCGACTCATTCCTCTCGGTCGGCCCGCTGTTCGACGGTGCGGTGTACCCGCTGTCGGTCCTCGTCGACTGGTTCGGCTCCGTCGCGCGGGTGCGCTCGGCGGACGCCGTCGACGTCTGGCCCGAACGCGAGGAGCGTCGCCCGGAGGCGCCCGCACACGTCGAAGCGACCGTGGAGTTCGCCGACGGCCCGGTCGTCTCCCTCCGCGCGAGCCTGTACGCCGACCACCGCAGCCGGGAGTTCTACTCGCTGGAGTGCCACGGCGACGACGGGACGCTCTACCTCGCGGACGCCGGGGCGATGGCCGCCGACCGCGACGCAGTCCGGGTCCGCGGCGGCGACCGCGAGTCGGTGTCCGCGCCACATCCGCGGCCGCGACGCGAGCGCTCGCACCTCGACGGCCCTGAACGACTCGCCCGAGCGATCGGTCGCGGCGACCGCCCCCGGTCGTCGGCGCGGCGCGCGGCCCACGTCGTTGCCGTCTGCGCCGCGATCGAGGCGGAGGCGACCGACCCGGATGGAACCGGACGCACGGTGGACGGGCCCGACGCTGGCCGGACGCCCGCCGGCGTCGACGCTCGCGGGCTCACGGCCGGCGTCGGCCAGGTGTCAGCTCCGACGGTCCGCCCGCCGGCGTCCGAGCTCACCGACGGCACCGCACTCCGGCTCCCGCCGGTCGGCTTCGGCTGTTCGCGCTACCGGGACGGGACGTACGTCGACCGGACCGACTCGGTCGCGATCGCGCTCGATGCCGGCTATCGGCTGCTCGACTCGGCGGAGCTGTACGGCAACGAGTCGCGCATCGGCGACCTGCTCGCGGCACCGGGGACCCCCGGCCGCGAGGGGCTGTTCCTGCTCGGGAAAGCGTGGAACACGAACCACGGCCACCTCCGGGAGGCGTGCGAGGGATCGCTGGCGGAGCTCGGCGTCGACGCGTTCGACTGCTACGCGCTCCACTGGCCCGACGCGTGGGCGTATCAGGGGCCGCTCCGCCGGCTCGCCGACCGTCCGGTCGACGAGCAGGAGGCGGTGACGTTCCCGACGGACGAGGACGGGGAGCGCGCGACCGCCGACCGCGACCTCGCCGACACGTGGCGCGATCTCGCCGCCCTGCGGGAGGCGGGGCTGACCCGAACGATCGGGATCTGCAACGTCGGCCTCGACCGGCTCCGCAGGCTGGTCGCCGAGACGGGGATCGAACCCGCGCTGGTGCAGGTGGAGCGCCACCCGTACACCCCGAAACAGGACCTCGTCTCGTGGTGTCACGAGCGGGGAATTCGGATGATCGCCCACTCGCCGCTGTCGGCGCCGGGGCTGCTCGACGACCCCGTCGTGACCGCGGTTGCAGCGGAGGCGGACGCGACGCCCGCCGAGGTGATCCTCGCGTGGGACGTCGCTGCCGGCGTCGTCCCGATCCCCGCCAGCACCGACCGCGAGCACGTCGTCTCGAACCTCGCGGCCGCGCGCCTCGAACTGACTGCCGACCAGCGCGCTCGCCTGGACGGACTCGCCGATCCGGAGTTTGAGCGATGA
- the icd gene encoding isocitrate dehydrogenase (NADP(+)), protein MSYDIAERPEEGEVITLADEETGELDVPENPIIPIIHGDGIGTDVGPAAQKVLDAAAEATGRSIAWMRVYAGESAREKYDENLPDETVEAFREFRVGIKGPLTTPVGSGFRSLNVALRKTLDLYANVRPTYHLDGVPSPVKNPEKMDMITFRENTEDVYAGIEWEAGTDEVEQVREFVEEDMGFDSTIHDGPVGIGVKPITEFGSKRLIREAIDYAVKNDRDSVTLVHKGNIMKFTEAAFRDWGYEVAEEEYGEDVITEDELWDEHDGEQPEGTVVVNDRIADNMLQQLLTRTDEYEVIATMNLNGDYMSDAAGAQIGGLGIAPGVNYGEGKALAEPVHGSAPKYAGQDKVNPTAMILSGREMLDYLGWNDAADLVRDAVEQQISEGRVTYDLERQREGATKLATSEFADEVVERIHDLA, encoded by the coding sequence ATGAGCTACGACATCGCCGAACGCCCCGAGGAGGGCGAGGTCATCACTCTCGCCGACGAGGAGACGGGCGAACTAGACGTTCCCGAGAATCCCATCATCCCGATCATCCACGGCGACGGCATCGGCACCGACGTGGGCCCCGCGGCCCAGAAGGTACTGGACGCGGCCGCCGAGGCGACCGGCCGATCCATCGCCTGGATGCGCGTATACGCCGGCGAGTCCGCCCGCGAGAAGTACGACGAGAACCTGCCCGACGAGACCGTCGAGGCGTTCCGCGAGTTCCGCGTCGGCATCAAGGGACCGCTGACGACGCCCGTCGGATCCGGCTTCCGATCGCTCAACGTCGCGCTGCGCAAGACGCTCGACCTGTACGCGAACGTCCGGCCGACGTACCACCTCGACGGCGTCCCCTCGCCGGTCAAGAACCCCGAGAAGATGGACATGATCACGTTCCGGGAGAACACCGAGGACGTGTACGCCGGCATCGAGTGGGAGGCCGGCACCGACGAGGTCGAGCAGGTCCGCGAGTTCGTCGAGGAGGACATGGGCTTCGACTCGACCATCCACGACGGTCCCGTCGGGATCGGCGTCAAGCCAATCACCGAGTTCGGCTCCAAGCGCCTCATTCGCGAGGCTATCGACTACGCGGTCAAGAACGACCGCGACTCGGTCACGCTCGTCCACAAGGGGAACATCATGAAGTTCACCGAGGCCGCCTTCCGCGACTGGGGCTACGAGGTCGCAGAGGAGGAGTACGGCGAGGACGTGATCACCGAGGACGAACTGTGGGACGAGCACGACGGCGAGCAGCCCGAGGGCACGGTCGTCGTCAACGACCGCATCGCCGACAACATGCTCCAGCAGCTCCTCACGCGGACGGACGAGTACGAGGTCATCGCGACGATGAACCTCAACGGCGACTACATGTCCGACGCCGCAGGCGCCCAGATCGGCGGCCTCGGCATCGCGCCGGGCGTCAACTACGGTGAGGGGAAGGCGCTGGCAGAGCCCGTCCACGGCTCCGCGCCCAAGTACGCCGGCCAGGACAAGGTGAACCCGACCGCGATGATCCTGTCGGGCCGCGAGATGCTCGACTACCTCGGCTGGAACGACGCCGCGGACCTCGTCCGCGACGCCGTCGAGCAGCAGATCAGCGAGGGTCGCGTCACCTACGACCTCGAGCGGCAGCGCGAGGGCGCCACGAAGCTCGCCACCTCCGAGTTCGCCGACGAGGTCGTCGAGCGCATCCACGACCTCGCGTAA
- a CDS encoding NAD(P)/FAD-dependent oxidoreductase: MIAIVGGGIAGLAAARRLRANGREVTVYEAGGENALGGLARTYETAGDDIEQFYHHLSKSEETIVELAEELGLGDRLEWLVGKNAYYVDGVVHPLDTPWQILAYPHMSVYDKFRLGMLTLEIDVRGGIPSFDTYDDLGDFEDVPIRDFLLDHTSRGVYENFFEPLLDAKFGSRKDDVSAAWLLGRVKFRGERDLLRGEILGYFDGGFAPVIDALVDDVGMENVETNARVVDLDTGATGAGDGAGGGDDGSDASGEQGSDGAAVSAITVEQDGETRTEAVDGVVVATMPNVLEDLTGYACDIDFQGAVCAVVTMDEPLTDTYWLNIAHDAPFGALIEHTNFVPPERYGGDHLLYVASYVQTEDEWLATASEEEIEDRWLDHIGEMFPDFSRDWVSEFRMARAPRAAPVYERGYRDMVVPYDLADEVADGLYYAGMASAAQYPERSLNGGVVAGYECADQILGE; the protein is encoded by the coding sequence ATGATCGCTATCGTCGGCGGCGGCATCGCGGGCCTGGCCGCCGCGCGTCGCCTGCGCGCGAACGGGCGCGAGGTGACGGTGTACGAGGCCGGCGGCGAGAACGCGCTGGGCGGACTCGCGCGCACCTACGAGACCGCGGGCGACGACATCGAGCAGTTCTACCACCACCTCTCGAAGTCCGAGGAGACGATCGTCGAGTTGGCCGAGGAACTGGGGCTGGGCGACCGGTTGGAGTGGCTCGTCGGGAAGAACGCTTACTACGTCGACGGCGTGGTCCACCCGCTGGACACGCCCTGGCAGATCCTCGCGTACCCGCACATGAGCGTGTACGACAAGTTCCGGCTGGGGATGCTCACCCTCGAGATCGACGTGCGCGGCGGGATCCCCTCGTTCGACACGTACGACGACCTCGGGGATTTCGAGGACGTGCCGATCAGGGACTTTCTGCTGGATCACACCTCCCGCGGCGTGTACGAGAACTTCTTCGAGCCGCTGCTGGACGCCAAGTTCGGCTCCCGGAAGGACGACGTGAGCGCGGCGTGGCTGCTCGGCCGGGTGAAGTTCCGCGGCGAGCGCGACCTCCTCAGGGGGGAGATCCTCGGCTACTTCGACGGCGGCTTCGCGCCCGTCATCGACGCGCTCGTCGACGACGTGGGAATGGAGAACGTCGAGACGAACGCCCGCGTCGTCGACCTCGACACCGGCGCCACAGGCGCCGGGGACGGCGCCGGCGGTGGGGACGACGGCAGCGACGCGAGCGGCGAGCAGGGCAGCGACGGCGCCGCGGTCTCCGCGATCACCGTCGAGCAGGACGGCGAGACGCGCACGGAGGCCGTCGACGGCGTCGTCGTCGCGACGATGCCGAACGTGCTGGAGGATCTGACGGGCTACGCCTGCGACATCGACTTCCAGGGGGCCGTCTGCGCGGTGGTCACGATGGACGAGCCGCTGACGGACACCTACTGGCTCAACATCGCCCACGACGCCCCCTTCGGCGCGCTCATCGAGCACACGAACTTCGTGCCGCCCGAGCGCTACGGCGGCGACCACCTGCTGTACGTCGCCAGCTACGTGCAGACCGAGGACGAGTGGCTCGCGACCGCTTCCGAGGAGGAGATCGAGGACCGCTGGCTCGACCACATCGGAGAGATGTTCCCCGACTTCTCGCGCGACTGGGTCTCGGAGTTCCGCATGGCCCGCGCCCCGCGCGCGGCGCCCGTCTACGAGCGCGGCTACCGCGACATGGTCGTCCCGTACGACCTCGCGGACGAGGTCGCCGACGGGCTGTACTACGCCGGGATGGCCAGCGCGGCGCAGTACCCCGAGCGCAGCCTCAACGGCGGCGTCGTCGCCGGGTACGAGTGCGCCGACCAGATCCTCGGGGAATAG
- a CDS encoding DUF5815 family protein: MSEPRVPGGGDDAVELPCGETRSMSVFDLGMREYDCACGATHGVVTDVNPPERFLPEFLVTTLQEAVETTSEEMPEFATPHLMGIVLEEFPERVTAADASENPDMGYSMLWITEFDSRRLHEIIVELVIELMEHAVSHADDSTAMTQFEEQMIEFDVQEFVDQYRAERDLDADDVYV; encoded by the coding sequence ATGAGCGAACCGCGCGTCCCCGGAGGCGGGGACGACGCTGTCGAGCTGCCGTGCGGCGAGACGCGGTCGATGTCGGTGTTCGACCTCGGCATGCGCGAGTACGACTGCGCGTGCGGGGCGACCCACGGCGTCGTCACCGACGTGAACCCGCCCGAGCGCTTCCTCCCGGAGTTCCTCGTCACGACGCTTCAGGAGGCCGTCGAGACGACCAGCGAGGAGATGCCGGAGTTCGCCACCCCGCACCTGATGGGCATCGTGCTGGAGGAGTTCCCCGAACGGGTGACGGCCGCCGACGCGAGCGAGAACCCCGACATGGGCTACTCGATGCTGTGGATCACGGAGTTCGACTCGCGGCGGCTCCACGAGATCATCGTCGAACTCGTGATCGAGCTGATGGAGCACGCGGTGAGCCACGCCGACGACTCGACCGCGATGACGCAGTTCGAAGAGCAGATGATCGAGTTCGACGTACAGGAGTTCGTCGACCAGTACCGCGCCGAGCGGGACCTCGACGCCGACGACGTGTACGTCTAA